CTGGCACATCATAAGGCATGGCGACAACGGTCTCATGATCGACCCAGTGATGTTCAATGCCATGTTCGGTGTGCACATGCAACACTCGCCCATAAAACTTCACCTCACAGGTATGTTCAGGGCGTTGTACCTCCCAGATATTTTGGTAACGCAACCAGTTGTCCGGATTCTCTTTTTGCTGACCATGTTCAATGGTCTGCCGAAACATGCCGTAGTCATAACGAATGCCATAGCCGGTGGCTGGGATATCCATAGTCGCCATAGAATCAACGAAACACGCAGCGAGTCGACCGAGACCGCCGTTGCCAAGGGCCGCATCTGGCTCCAGCTCCGCGATACCTTCTAACTTTTGGCCAATTTGTTGTAAACCATCGCTTAGTTCCGGTGCAATGCCCAAATTAAGTGCGGCATTAGACAGCATACGGCCGATCAAAAACTCTAAAGAAAGGTAATAAACACGCTTGGTATTGGCATCGCGATAAGCGTCCCGCGTGTTTACCCAACGACTCATTAAATGGTCACGCACAGTAAAAGCGGCCGTTTGGTACCAGTCGCGCGTCGTTGCCCAAGAGTTTGATTTACCGATAGAAAAGGTTAAATGGTTGCGTAACGCCTGTGGAATGGGGAGTTGCTCTAGCAAGAATTCTTCGACAGCTTGCGAGGTGTCAGATTGGTCGGTTTTTTTACGGGTTTTTTTCACATTGGCGGTCATACATCTTCCCCTGAGGTGTTATTCACAAATTTGCTCCACACAAGGCAAAAGCAAAAAGCAAGCCTACAACATGAATGTGTCAGAGATAAAAAAGCCACGAAATGCATGCTGCGACCTTTGATTATAACGCTCAACAATGGCGAGAATACAAAAGTTTTACAGTTTCTAGGTCTATGCAATGCGAGATGCGCACAGGTGGCGCGCCGGATTCGCCGCATCCTCACAAACGCTGCAAGCCCATGCTGACCTTGTTTTCAATAGTAAAGCACTTAAATAGCAATAAATAATATAAACCAATACATTAGTAACTTATTAATATCAAAAATAAAGCCCGCCGATGGCGGGCTTTATCACAACGGGTAAGTCAATTACAGAATCAAGCTATTCATGCGTTTGACGAAACTGGCTGGATTCTCCAGCTGGCCACCTTCAGCCAACAAGGCTTGATCAAACAATACATGCGCATAATCGGCAAATCTGGCCGCATCTGCTTCAGCACTGAGTTTCTCAACCAAACGGTGAGATGGATTGATCTCAAGAATTGGTTTGCTCTCTGGTGCTTTTTGTCCGGCAGCTTTCAAAATACGCGCCAGATTGCCCGACAAATCGTGCTCGCCTGCCACCAAGCATGCAGGCGAATCGGTCAAGCGATGCGTTACTTTCACTTCTTTGACGGCATCCCCCAAGGCTGCTTTTAAACGCTCAACCAAGTCTTTGGCCTGCGCCTCGACCTCTTTTTGCGCCGCTTTATCAGCCTCGTCTTCGAGCTTGCCCAGGTCTAAGTCGCCTTTGGCGATAGACTGTAACTTTTTGCCTTCAAACTCGGTCAGGCTGCCCAGCAACCATTCGTCTACTTTGTCGGACATCAACAGCACTTCGATGCCTTTTTTACGGAAGATTTCCAAGTGTGGTGAGTTTTTAGCCGCAGCGAACGTATCCGCAGTGATGTAATAAATCACTTCCTGCTCAGGTTTCATGCGGCTGAGGTAATCCTTGAGTGAAACGTTTTGTACCTCAGTGTCTGATTGAGTAGAAGCAAACCGTAACAAGGTGGCAATTTTTTCTTTGTTGGCAAAGTCTTCACCGGGCCCCTCTTTGAGTACGCGGCCAAACTGCTCCCAGAATTTGGCGTAATCGTCAGGTTTATTGTCAGCGACTTCTTCCAGCAAACTTAATACTTTTTTCACTGAGCCATTTTTAATCGCCTCGACATCACGGCTGTCCTGCAGGATTTCACGAGAGACGTTCAATGGCAAATCGGCAGAATCAATCACGCCACGCACAAAACGCAAGTATTGTGGCATCAGTTTGTCTGCGTCTTCCATGATAAACACACGTTTCACATACAGCTTAATGCCTTGGTTGCGATCGCGGTCATACAAATCAAACGGCGCTTTGGCAGGCACATACAGCAATGAAATGTACTCTTGCTTACCCTCCACCCGGCTATGGGTGTATGCCAACGGATTTTCATAATCGTGTGAAATGTGTTTGTAAAACGCTTGATATTCTTCTTCTGAAATATCACTCTTGCTGCGCGCCCATAACGCGGAGGCCTTGTTGATGGTTTCGTCCTCATCGGTGGTGACCATCTGGCCACCTTCGCCATTCTCGCCGTCTTTCCACTCTGATTTTTTCATCACAATTGGCAGCGTGATATGGTCTGAATACTTGCGGACGATGCTTTTCAGCTTCCAGTCGTTGAGAAACTCCTCTTCGCCTTCCCGCAGGTGCAAAATCACCTCGGTACCACGTCCGGCCTTTTCAGTGGCTTCGATGGTGAAGTCGCCCTCACCGTGCGACTCCCACTTTACGGCTTCAGTCTCGCCTGCGCGGCGGGTAATGAGCGTCACTTTATCGGCAATGATAAAGCTGGAGTAAAAGCCGACCCCGAACTGGCCGATCAGATTAGCATCTTTGGCTTGGTCTCCGGTCAGGTTCTGAAAGAACTCCTTGGTACCGGACTTGGCAATGGTCCCAATGTTGTTGATCACCTCTTCGCGACGCATCCCAATACCATTATCAGCAATGGTCAGTGTGCGTGCGTCCTTGTCGAATGAGATACGAATGTTCAATACACTGTCATTTTCGTACAGGCTGCCGTTTGAGATCGCTTCAAAACGCAACTTGTCCGCCGCATCGGATGCGTTAGAAATCAACTCACGCAACACGATTTCTTTGTTGCTATACAGTGAGTGGATCATTAATTGCAGTAACTGTTTGACCTCGGCCTGAAAGCCCATGGTCTGTTTAGATTGCGATTCTGCTGTCGCAGTGGTCATGACAATTCCTCCAAAAAAACGAGTTAAACACGAAAATTTACGTTTAGATGGGGAAGCGATAACCGTTTTTCAAGAGGGGACAAATAACGAAACTATGCGAGCCTACCACAACCCTCTATTAAAACCGCTGCGCGGCGGTTTCATTCTTATCACAACGCCCAGAATAGGTGGGCTCATCTGCGATTTCACGTGCCATGATCAGCACAGTTTTTGCTAGCGATGAAAGGCAATACGCCTAAATCGCAACGTAGGAGTGAATGATGAACATTTTTCACACTTTAATTGAGCAAATGCAGGTCATGCAATTGCCACTCACCGCGGTGACACTGACCGCAGTGCCTCGCGCCGACACCCCACTTTTGTTGATGATGCACTGGCATGGTTTTCGTCAACAACCGATTGCCGCACTACCCGCGCTCAAACCTTTACTGCAGCCAGTGCCAGGCTCAGCCTTACAAATTAATGACCGCTGGCGGCAACCAGAAGTGGTGGAAGAAGCCATCCTCGATGCCGCATGGCAACTTGGTGCCTGGGATGTGCAGCGCGAAGAGCATCGCGCCTGCACTTATGTAGGCGCCAGTGAGGAAGAGGCGTTTGCCTGCAAACAAGCCTTTGGCAAATACGACGAAGCGCTCGAAAACGAGTTATTGGTCAGCGAAGCCCCTGACCGTGACGAAATGTTGCACTTAGGTGCCAAAGTTGGGTATGTGCGCTGGCAATTTCGGCCAGTCAATGGCGGCGTTTGGCAATCTACCGCAGAGGATGACACTTTGCTGGAAGATGGCCGCCGCATCCCGCCCTGCCCGATTCGACCGTTGGCACTAAAAGGGGGCAAATTGACCACGACCGCGTTCAGATTAGGGCAGATTAATCGCATTATTTTGTTGAAATAATGCTGAAGCGGGCTGACCGTGCCATGCAACTATTTCGGAGTCCAGCGTAAGCCGATGGATAACCACTGCGTCTGGCGATTGCCATCGACTTGCTGGCCAATTGTGCCATCTATTTGAAACACGTCCGGCAACAGAGAGTAACGCAATCCCATTTGGTAAAAAGGCGACTGCGTGTAGTCACCAAATATTTCGGCGACGCCCTTAAATGGCCCACCCAATTGAAACTCGGCGCCGAGGCCCATATTCAATTTGTTGCGCGCTTGCTGGCGATCCCGCAACATCCCAGCGTTCACATGCACAATCAAGGCGTCGTCGTGCCATGAAAATGAGGCTGGAACATAAAAATAGGTATTGCCCAACTGATTTGGCCCCGGTTGAATATCTGGGTGCATCACGCGCCCCACGGCGAATCCCACACCCCAGCCATTGGTGTCTAAAGGCTTGAATAGCGTTTTAAATTGGCTGACCCAATCTTCAGTTTGATAGTGATCGTCGCGGTTACGATAGGTGCCGCCACCCAGCGTGATTTCAAAGTTTTCACCCAAATTGCACGCTGGTAATGCCCATAGCTCTTGCCCGCCCTGATAACTGCGCATCCAACTTTCTAACTGGCAGCTGTGCGCATTGGTCAAGCGTGCGTCATCTGTGACCAAAGGGCGGGCTGCTTGCGCCGATATTGGCAGACAAACGGCGAGCGAGAATATGAATAAAAAGTGTTTAAATGGCATGTTAATTTTTTTGTAGCTTAAATGTCAGCCATGACAATTTGATGAAAGAGCGGTTTGTATCAGCCTACTCGTTTCACATTAGTTTCACTGGCCTCCACCATAATAACAATTTATACTGTTTACAGAACTTGCCCACGTCATTGTTGATGGAGCGGCAATCATCGCGGAGGCAATTATGGCAACTATTGAGGTGACTGAAACAAGTCCGAATTCGTTTTCTGTCACCGTGCATGGCTCGCATGTCACCACGCACCAAGTCAGTGTCAAACCGGAGTATGCAGGACCGCTATTAGACGCCACGCACAATGCGGCAGCATTGGTGGAAGCCTCTTTCGCTTTTTTGCTCGACCGTGAATCCAATACCAGCATTTTGAGAAGTTTTGATTTAAGCATCATCGAACGCTATTTTCCAGAATACCCCCAAGCGATTAACCGCTACCTTAAGTGACCTATACTGTATTAACGCATGCTCAACATTACTCATGATACCCAACTCGCCGCCGTAGACTTGGGCTCTAACAGCTTTAGACTTGAAATCGGCCGGGTGGTGGATGGTCAGATTTTGCGTGTCGACTATTTAAAAGAGGCGGTACGTCAAGGTGGCGATCTAGACGAAGAGCGTAACCTCAAACCACAAGCGTTCGAGCGTGGCTTAAAGTGTCTGGCGCGCTTTGGTGAGCGTTTAAAAGGCTTTCCGGCGGAACATGTCAGAGCCGTGGCGACGCAAACCTTACGCGAAGCGACCAATAGCGCAGATTTTATCAAACAGGCGCAGAAAGTATTGGGCTATCCGATTGAGATTATTTCTGGCGTTGAAGAGGCGCGGCTGATTTATCAGGGCGTCAGTCGCATGTTGCCGCAATCGGATGAAAAGCGCTTGGTGGTGGATATCGGGGGACGCTCGACCGAATTTATTTTGGGTCAGCATTTCAAGGCCAATGTGACGGAGTCTTTACGATTAGGCTCGGTCGGTTGGTCGCAAAAATATTTTGCTGATGGTCAATTCAGTGAGCGTAACTTTGAGCGCGCCGAAATTGCCGCCGAATCGATTATCGACATGATTGCCAATCGCTATGTTGGTCAATCTGAGGTCGCCTACGGCGCCTCAGGCACAGTGGGCGCTGTGGCCGATGTCTTAGCTGGTGCAGGCTTTGCCACCGACCGCATTGAACGCGCACAATTAGACTGGCTGAAACAGATACTGGTGAAAGCCAAATCTGCTGACCGGCTAAATATGGAAGGCCTTAAAGACGATAGACGCGCTGTCATTGGTGGCGGCTTGTCCGTATTAATCGCGGTATTTGACACGCTCAAGATTGATACCTTAAAAGTGGCCAATGGCGCGTTGCGGCATGGCGTGTTGTACGACATGCTGAGTTCAGATAATGCTGCGGAGGATTTACGCACCATTTCAATCACCAGACTGTGCAAACAGTTTGGTGTAGAGATGGATCATGCCAACAATGTGAGCAAAGTCGCTTTGTATTTTTATGATGCGATGCAAGCCTGTGACTCGCACAAACCCTTGTTGCACTGGGCCGCCTTGAGTCACGAAATCGGCTGGGCGATTTCACACACAGATTGCAACAAACATGGCGCTTACATTCTAGATAACACGGAATTAATGGGTTTTGCCCAAAGTGAGTTGCATGCCATCAGCCTACTCGTGCTGGGGCACCAGGGCAAATTACGCAAACTCGCCGCAGACTTTGACAATCAGGATTTGGTTTGCCAACTGATGGCGTT
This Methylophilus medardicus DNA region includes the following protein-coding sequences:
- the htpG gene encoding molecular chaperone HtpG, with the translated sequence MTTATAESQSKQTMGFQAEVKQLLQLMIHSLYSNKEIVLRELISNASDAADKLRFEAISNGSLYENDSVLNIRISFDKDARTLTIADNGIGMRREEVINNIGTIAKSGTKEFFQNLTGDQAKDANLIGQFGVGFYSSFIIADKVTLITRRAGETEAVKWESHGEGDFTIEATEKAGRGTEVILHLREGEEEFLNDWKLKSIVRKYSDHITLPIVMKKSEWKDGENGEGGQMVTTDEDETINKASALWARSKSDISEEEYQAFYKHISHDYENPLAYTHSRVEGKQEYISLLYVPAKAPFDLYDRDRNQGIKLYVKRVFIMEDADKLMPQYLRFVRGVIDSADLPLNVSREILQDSRDVEAIKNGSVKKVLSLLEEVADNKPDDYAKFWEQFGRVLKEGPGEDFANKEKIATLLRFASTQSDTEVQNVSLKDYLSRMKPEQEVIYYITADTFAAAKNSPHLEIFRKKGIEVLLMSDKVDEWLLGSLTEFEGKKLQSIAKGDLDLGKLEDEADKAAQKEVEAQAKDLVERLKAALGDAVKEVKVTHRLTDSPACLVAGEHDLSGNLARILKAAGQKAPESKPILEINPSHRLVEKLSAEADAARFADYAHVLFDQALLAEGGQLENPASFVKRMNSLIL
- a CDS encoding diguanylate cyclase, with the translated sequence MMNIFHTLIEQMQVMQLPLTAVTLTAVPRADTPLLLMMHWHGFRQQPIAALPALKPLLQPVPGSALQINDRWRQPEVVEEAILDAAWQLGAWDVQREEHRACTYVGASEEEAFACKQAFGKYDEALENELLVSEAPDRDEMLHLGAKVGYVRWQFRPVNGGVWQSTAEDDTLLEDGRRIPPCPIRPLALKGGKLTTTAFRLGQINRIILLK
- a CDS encoding Ppx/GppA phosphatase family protein, with protein sequence MLNITHDTQLAAVDLGSNSFRLEIGRVVDGQILRVDYLKEAVRQGGDLDEERNLKPQAFERGLKCLARFGERLKGFPAEHVRAVATQTLREATNSADFIKQAQKVLGYPIEIISGVEEARLIYQGVSRMLPQSDEKRLVVDIGGRSTEFILGQHFKANVTESLRLGSVGWSQKYFADGQFSERNFERAEIAAESIIDMIANRYVGQSEVAYGASGTVGAVADVLAGAGFATDRIERAQLDWLKQILVKAKSADRLNMEGLKDDRRAVIGGGLSVLIAVFDTLKIDTLKVANGALRHGVLYDMLSSDNAAEDLRTISITRLCKQFGVEMDHANNVSKVALYFYDAMQACDSHKPLLHWAALSHEIGWAISHTDCNKHGAYILDNTELMGFAQSELHAISLLVLGHQGKLRKLAADFDNQDLVCQLMALRLAVIFCHSRRLPTLKHLQLTRHKQQFVLTLSSQWASQHPQTYYLLEEESLLWQKLGWQFQVTTQ